The region TGCCGAGTTGCAGTAGAAGGAACCCTTATAACCCATCAAATGCGAACCAAATGACCAAAAGCTAGCAAGACGAGTTAAAGTGGGTAGAGAGAAGGGGAACATGGATAATGATATAGTAGatagaaaataaaaggaTGGGAATGAAATGGATTTGAATTGATTGATTCTGAAGATCaaattttaattctttaaacTGAACATCGTATCAGGCGTAGGACCACAATACAGGATATATCATGATcaccatctcatctcattcCTAaaccaaagaagaagaagaaaaacatTAGTCTCGTGTTCAActtttcttcattctgtGTTCGGCGTCGGAAAAGACTCACCAGTCCCCAACACCGGCCTTTTTCCATTATCAAACGGTAAATAATTTACCGCTGACGGCTGGCAGTCCACACGTTCCGGATGTATCCATCGCGCTGGGTAAGGCGGTTGAAGGAGTCGTCACTCTCGCCGCGGGCACGGATGAAGCCGCACAGAGCATAGGTCTGGTTCTCGCCGGTGTAGCGGCCGTTCTCGTCAACCTTGCCGATGGAGATCTGGACGGAGGCGTGGTCGTTGGCCTTGATGATGCGGTTGGTGGCGCTGCACTTGCGGGGGACGTAgctggaaagaaaaagaagagaatgTTAGCGGATTGATGCTAGGATATTTCGTTTCTTGCGCCTGCTCGTTTTCGCTCTGCATTTTTTTCCCCTCCAATGACCAGCGAGACAATGCAAGGACAGACAGTCGGACTAAAATGCTGCGCGGAGCCTGAATTCATTCATGCATTCGGGAGTCCAAACGCCCATCGAATATCCCACCACTATCCTCGCTTGGTCCCCAGGTCCCAGTGCTGCGCTGAAAATCCGACAAGATCAAGGAATTGTGGGAAAAGGTGTACGTACAGATCGACGATTTCTCCCTTCTCGTTCTCCATTTTGGCGGTTGTGTTGTCTGAGGTCGACGACGAACGGTGATAGACGGAGGTGCGCTGCGGGTTGGACTGAACGGTCGTGTCGAACTTTTGGCTTACCGTGAATTCGGGCAGCCGGTTGTGTGGGTCATGTGATTTTTGTCGAGGGCTAGTGGGACCCATATTGTGGCGGTGACGGGATGGATTGTGGCTGGATGGGCTTACTGTGGCTGATATTGTCTGCCTCATATTTAGGGTGTCGACTAAGACTACGTATAGAATACCAAGCCTTCAAGTTGAAGGTAACTCGTATTATATAGCAGTATATAGACAGTGTATGTGTGTATAGGCTCATTAGATGTTGCTCTTATTCCCGGGAAAGATGTCCTTTGTCCAGGCCATACTAAGCTCGCGAACACTGCCATCCTTGAATCGTACGAATACCACCCGATCAGACTCCCCCCGACGTTCTGTTCCCTGTAGCTCCGGGCCGGGATGATCTAATTTCATTATCGAACGTCCATCCTCTGTGAATTTACCAACTTTCGGAGAGATACATTTCTCTGTCCACGGCGGACTGCTGGAATGGGCAAACTCTATCAGTTGAGCGCGCctctgctgcagctcctctgcGGAGGCAGTCCGAGGTTCCCTATCCAGGAATTGCGATGCTAGACTTAATAGGACAAACTGTGGTGGAAACAGAATGATTTCACCTTGCGCTGCTTGGCGAAGCCATTCCGATGCAGGTAAGAATTGGGCTTCAGCGATTTCAACTCCTCCGTCACTCGTTGGAGTTTGGATCTCTTCGCGTTCACCCTCTGCAGGGATCTCACTCAATAGTGATTTGTCTGACTCAAGAGACAGGGGTAAAAAATAGAGATACATCTGCGTGGTGTAGCGCTTTGGAACATTTGGCGGAGTGACCCATCGTGTGAAAGGAATCAAATTGTCTTTTGTTTTCCACATTAGTAGGCATGACAACGAGAAAGGTAGACAAAATCATCTAACCTATATCTGGTACAGCCGCAGTATTTTGCTTCTGTAGCCATTCTGAAaacgtcgtcttcttctggtgAATATCCCGACGGCCCTTGTCGCGTTCCTCTTCTCGGACGGCGAGCATTCTACCAGAGCTTTGGTCCTTGGCGAGAAGAATGCCACTCTCCTCGAACAGCTCGCGGATAGCAGCATTTCGGTACCAAGGCGCATCTTCATGCCTCTTCACATCCTCAGGTGGTGGGCACCGCCCGTCCTGGAGTGAGAGGTTCCCTCCAGGAAAGACGTGGGCAGATGCGAACGATGTAGATGTCTTGAcgcgatgaaggaggagaatcTCGTTCGTTGGCGATATCAAAACCACGCTGAGCAGTGTTAGTTAATATTGTAATAACCATAGGAGAGGGTTTTGGTTTCGCGCCAAAGGGCAACACGGCAACTCACCTAGAGCTGGGCCTGGGAGCAGCCGGCGGCTTCTTCTGCCTGGAGGACATATTTCGGGTCGAGCGAAACTGGGATTGAGAGACAGAAGAACTCGATCTAGAAAAGTAGGGTCCAGCGACAATCTTCCAGCAAGAAGGCAAAATCGGTCGCGGTTTAGTTGTAGATGATCGCAGGCCTGCGTAGCCTCGGACAAGCTccaggtggtggtggattaGCCGGGCGGAGCGTGGAGAGTGCGACACATGGGGGACAGGGTTCATGTCCGCCTTGCCGTGACAGATGCAGCCGAGGCGCTTCAGCAGGGAACCAGGTACGTAGCAGTCAATGAGAGCACAGCAACAGACATGAACCATTGATCTCGATCGCCGCGAGTGTTAGAGGTAACTGGTTGATCTTGGCTACCGAAGCGGAAGTTGAACCTCGGTCGGGCGACCCCGCGTTTAACCGATGGAGACATCACGCCTACACAACAAATGTTGAATATGGACTTGAGGCCAAGATCAGAGAGATCCTACGTTCTGAAGCTGGCGTGGTCTCCGTCGGAATAAGCTTTGATTTGGGTGGTGGCTCAGTTGTTTTTCCATTGATCCCCACCTCAGGCCAGCCCTAAGTTCATTCGGGCCCTCGGCGTACCACAGCACACTATGACTGAGCTTTGTAGAGAGGCAGCTCCTTATTCGTCGGGGATTTATTTCTGGATTAGCGCGCCTTTTTTTGTCTTCCGGGAAAGTGCGCCGTGGGTTGTGATTCGAGACGCGTGAAGACGAAGTAGATgataaagttataataagtaGGAACGCCAACCAGACGTCGAGAGAAAGGCGTACCAGGCAATCGTGAGGCAAGAGCACCCCAAACAGCCAGCAGCGATTCCTGACGTATTGATACCGTACTCGCAGAATAAATTCACAGTTCCTTCACATCAGTTGAGGTCTGGAAGCCTCGGTCACTGTCGACTTGGTTGCAGCCTATGGGGTTTCTTGAATGTGACTGATATTCACAGCTGGCAAGCTTGTACATTCACAGCTGGCAAGCCTGATCCTCCACAATTGGATAGAACCTGGCCTAAAATAACTAACTCAGTAACAGCCTGAGTTACTTCTCCAGTTATTGTAAACTTCAATTGCGGCTCGATGCTCGCGCCACGTCCAACCGGAACTGTCCTCCGGGATCATGATGAAGTTATTTTGCACAAAAAGAACTGGCCACCACGGTGAGTCAACAGAAAGTTTTCCCTGCCAGCTCGTCTATTTAATCCCCTCTGTACCCCCTTcattccttctctttttctttccttctccaactcactgcccttcctcgccttccgGTGTTGTTGCTCAAGGCATTCCAGAGACTGCTCGTTGGCTTCACGACCATCCTGGAACTGCTAAGTGTTTTACTTTCTCAGGTATTTGTCTTCAGTTTCGGAACATCACTGCGTTCTGGTGGTGCTTGATTGTGCGACTATACCAAACCTTCATCCCTGGACGATGTTCAAGAGACAGTAGGTGTTCCTGGACTTCAGTTCACTGCCTCTGCTAACTTTTCAGCGTCAGTGTCTACTTAAACTCTCCTAGTTGGAGGATTTGGCCCCGCCTTTCATACGATCCAGCTTCACACTTTGAGTTGCCGGTAGGtggtctttctttcttgccTGTCTCTGAATGCCTCTGGTATTGATGGTAAACAGTGCTGTTTACATCCCTGATGTCTGTGGTTCCTGAGTTATATACTGGAGTGAGGTGGGGTCGAGTTTATAGGTTGGATGGATAGTAGGTTGGAAGGATATCTCATGGCCCTGGTAGGGTGGCTGGGTCGGGCCTGGGAtaaacacaacaacactcGACTATAACATCTCGCCTGGTCTCCGGACATGGGAGCTAGTCCCTGTCGGAGACACCTAACATTACTTCTAGCTTTTCTCATTCGACACTCCCACGGCCTCGGTAGGGCGGCAGGGTTGGGCCTGGGACactttttccttttcccccAAGAACGTGAGTCATGTAACTTCCATTCCAAACCACCCAACGTATGGATGACTGCTGATGTATTACTCTACACTGCATCATAAGGCCTGTTGTCGGTGGAATGTGTCTTGGGATATATGGGTTGGATTGCTTGTGAAATGGAGGATGTCAtggaagatatatatatacgtGGTTCAACGTCATTTATCACCTTCAGTCAACCTTACTCTGCTTCCATAAATAATGAATTGGCTGATCGTCACTCCCAAgataactttatatttattcaaACACGCCGGCCTTTCATTAAACTTAGTAGCTAGCAACTTTCTACGCTCCTAGATATTTCCTTGCCTATTGCTACTGGTAAAAACAGTAGTACATATTTAATCAACCTGACTGAGAACATTCCCTGCCTTAAGAAGCGCCAAAATCGGAATCGAAACACTCCACGCCCACAACCCCGTCCGCACATAACTGATCGCCTCCGACCGCGCCCCCATATACGTCGCCATGTACAAAAGCCGTACACCTATGTACTCCAGCGAGAGGACATTGAGTTCTTTTGTGGGAAGCTTGGCAACATTCCCCGCTAGCTATAGGACAGACAGGAAGAAAATCAGTTAGTAAATAATAGTCCCCCCCGGGGAAGATGGTCGTTTCGTACCATAGCAACAGCGAAAAGAGGAATATTCTCCATGGCGTTTAGATGTGCGCCCCGGGCTTTGGCGAGCTGCGTCCATACCTTGTCTGTGACTTTGCCTTTGAGATTGGACAGGTTTTCACGGGGTCTAAATACGTCAAGGGGGTATTGGTGTTAGCTCAGTAGCTACCTAGGCCGGTGTAGGTGGGAGAATGAATACGCACAGGATGTTGCTAGCCATGCCATTTGCGTTGGCCATCATTTTTACAAAATAATAGCCGTGGGGAATCAGGCCGACCCCGTATGCGGCGACGATGGAGTGGACTGAGTAGTTTGTTGGGTTTGGTGTAGACATGGTGATGGGCTGGTTAGGGCTTTGGAGAGGAACTTGGATTGAAAATTATTGATAACGAGGCAGATGGTTATTGAAGGACACTGAGATCTGGGCTGTGTGATTTCTTGTCTGTCACAATGACTTCTGATGTTGGAGATTTATATGTTGCGATTGGGGCCCTATTGAGTGCTGCATAACGAGACTGGTATAACGGGATAACTCTGGCTTAACTTCAACCACTCAGGAAACATTACAGCAGGACTGAGCTTGCATGAAGCCAGAAAGCCACATCTCGTATTCGGAAAATTGTCACCATAATTTGCGCGCTCCAGAATGACACCAGCAACTGCATATAAGAGGGTCTCGTATCCGCCTCGGCTGCAAGCATAACGTTATGTTCCCTCGCTAGCGCCAACCCCATCGTTCAACCATCAACGACGACGTCAATTTCATCTCTCACTTACAATATACCAGCATAACCTGCAGGTGATTCTAATTCCAATACATTGATTTCAGCGTAATGCCACCAAAGCGGGGAAGCCGGGACTTGGCTGTCCCTGACATAACGGACGATGCGgcggagagaaagagagtgCTGAATGTGCTAGCGCAGAGGAGATATCGTACGTTTCACAGCCTTCTCCGGTATTGTCACTTAAAACTAAGGCACTACAGGAAAGCGAAAGAGAGATCGCCTGCAGACCCTCCAGGCGCAGGTAGAGAAACAGGGAGAGGGAGCTGTGGAGGCGATAGATCACCAAACGGTCCTGACAGAATCCGAATCCCCAGACctgctgcctcctcttccaaacGGCGTAGAAAAAACGTCTTTCAATGGTTTTGATTTGTCTCAGCCACTGCTGGACCAAAGTGTGGAGGACTCTGCCATTCAGGATTCTCTGGACGTCTCTCATCTCGGTCTCGCCGCGCCTGATATGGCACCATCGCCGGGGTTCCTTTCACTCTTATCGACGCAGGATCCTTCGCAAGCCTTCCCCATGCAGGGAATTTCAATGGATGATGATCCTTTCACATCCCAAGTTCCGATGTCCCATCCTCCAAGAGGATTCGACCCTGACGGAAACCAGCTCTTCAATTGGCCCGACGCTAACCTCTACGATCCCGACAATGCACACAACCTCTCAGACCAACTCCAGATATCTGAATCATCTACCTTTACCTTTCCAGATGACCACACCATAGAAATCCCCTCTCTTAAGCTACTGAACGCTGCAATGAAAGTTGCCCTCCGCCTCAACGTCGCCCACATCCTCTGGGACCTTACAGCGGTTAGTCCCTTCTATCAAGGCCCAGCAGAGAAAGACCAACAGCACTCATCACCACCCTCTCtaacatcctcatcctcttcttcctcatcctctcccacaTCATCTAGCCtaccatcctcatcaacaccaaacccCACCCCCCAAGACACCATCCCACCACACCTCCGGCCAACCCGCACCCAACTCATCCTCCCGCACCATCCCATGCTCGACATCCTCCCCTGGCCCAGCACGCGCGACAAACTAATCCAAATATTCAATCTCCCTCCGGCCCTGCGTCCGAAATCCGCGCAGGACCCCATCGGGATGGTCCGGCTGGCGTATGACATGGAAGACGACGGCGGCGAGGGGATTCGGATTCACGGCGCAGATGTGTTTGAGCCCGGATCTTGGGAGATCGGGCAGGTGGTGTTTGAGCGCTGGTGGTGGGCTTTTGAGGGTGGGTTGGTGGAGAAGTGTGATCGtgcgaggaaggggaggggggaggggggtttgGTTGTGGGAGTTGTTGGGTAGATAATGTGGTACAATTAGGTACCTGTGAGGGAGGTAGTTGGGAAATGGGGGTAGATGATGTAGCAAGGATCTGTACTAGAAATCTACGAAACCTTTTAGGAAACGAGAATCAAGTCGAAGAATAATCATTTGTTTATCCCTGTCTAACTCCTAAACCACATGTCATACTTTTTTTTCGAGTTCATGCGAATAACATAACGTCGTCGAGTGATAAGAATACCAAGAAAGGATCATGGGAAAGCATCAacaagaaacagaagatggCCATCTACCTAAGCTTTTACCGCTTATGAGTAGAGCTTCTTGTCGTAGCTGTGCAGACCGTGGATGTTACCCTCGGCCATGGCACTAGCGCTGCGGACCTCAAACCGGACGGTGCCCTTGTCCACACCTTCGTGAAGCTCGTTGACGCTCTTGACACCAATCTCCTGCAAAGAGTGCTGGACACCAGCAACGAGGTAGGGAATGAACTTGGTGACGGAGCCACGGTCGAGGACCGAACCAGCGACACCCTGCGCAACGAGGACACCAGCCTTCTCGGAGAAGTACCGGGCAGTTCCGGCGTTGCTGGCTTTGCTGTCCGTCTTGGTaccagcagccttcttgtcctccatGGCGGCGATACTGCCCATGCCACGGTAGGCCTTGACAAGCTGACCCTCGTTGCTGACGAAGTATTCACCGGGAGACTCGGTGGTACCAGCGAGAAGACCACCCATCATGACGGTCGAGGCACCCATGGCGAGACCCTTGACGATGTGGCCGACGTTCTCGATACCACCGTCGGCGATACAGGGAACACCGAAGCGGGCGGCAAAGTGGGACACGCGGCGGACAGCGAGGGCCTGGGGACGACCGACAGCCATGACCTCCTGTGTGATACAAGCACTGCCGCTGCCCATGCCAATTCTCAGGCCATCGACACCAGCAGCGATCAAAGCGGCGGCTTGGTCCCGAGTCACGACGTTTCCGCCGATGACATCGATTTCAGGGTAGGTCTGCTTGACGAACTTGATCATCTCAATCTGGAACTTGCTGTTACCTTGACTGCTATCAAGGATAATAATGTCAAGGCCAGCTTCGACAAGGAGCTTCAGTCTGttcttgtcctcctcgcGTGTTCCGATAGAGGCAGAGCAGATCAGCTGCTTGGAGGCAGGCAGCTTAGAAGCATTGGGGTAATGGAGGTTCTTCATCAAGTCGCTCCGGGAGAGAAGGGAAACGAGGTTGCCGCCCTCATCGACAATCGGAAGCTTTCCCTTCTTAGAGCTACGGAGAACATCGTTGGCCTCAGCCAAGGTGGTACCAGCAGGGGCTGTGACGAGGTCGGTGGACATGACGGCAGTGACGGAGTCATCGAGGTTGGGGTGGAATTGAATGTCACGAGTAGTGACAATACCCACGAGTTTCGAGCGGAGAGTTCCATTTTCTGCGAGTAAAGACTCGTTAGCATATTATATTGCTTGATGCTATGCAAACTTGGAATGTGATCAAGTTTAAGAGTCAGATAAAAATCTGCTTCTCTACATTGCAACTCTCGTCGCTTCGGTGGAACGAAAGTTATATAGAAAATAGATGGAAATCATCatgaaagaaggaaaattGGAAGCAAATGGAACTTACCAGTAACTGGGAAACCGCCGAAACCCCACTTGGCCTTCAGGTCCTTTGCTTCTCCGACAGTAGTCTTGGGAGAAAGGACGACTGGATCCAAGATAAAGCCGTTCTCGTAACGCTTGACCTTCCGGACCATCTCGGCCTGGTCTTCCGGAGCGCAGTTGTGGTGGATGACACCCAAGCCACCCAAAAGAGCCATGTGAATGGCCATGTTGTGCTCGGTGACAGTGTCCATGGGTGACGACAGAAGGGGAGCCTTCAATGTGACACGCTTGGTGACGGGGGTGTCCAAAGAGACATCGGAAGCAGGAAAGCCTTGCCATGGAGTTCAGTCACTGATCGTGATTTAGGGACCAGCGCGAGGCTTACCGATATATCCCGGCAGAACAAGGAAGTCATTGTAGGTCAAGGCACCGTGCTTGTCGGAATCAAGGAGCGTATCGACATCAAGACCATCGCGGGCGCTGTAGTCGTTTTCCAGGACCTCCAGGGCCTTTGTGTAGTCCTGGAACTCGGCTGGCATGGCCCGTCCCAGTGAGTCACCGTTGGCAATAGGCATTTTTGGAAAGAGGGAAATCTACGGTCTCTATCAAAACACGTAGATGGATAAAAAAAGATGGAGATATTAATCAACAGATCGACGATAGAAACGTTCTGTTGATGGAGAAGGTCTTCCTTTcccaaagaaaagaaagaagaaagaaaaagagaagaaaaattTCGAGCAGAAAAACTGCCTATAAACTCCGTTGCCGCACAGGCTACTGGAAATCAACCATGCCGAAAGCAGTGTTGCGGGTCGAATTGACCTGTCTCATTGGCCAGTAGACAAAATTTTTCAAGGCGGTGAAGGAGGTGAGCTTGATGACGAATCAGCCGGTCGAACCCCGCTGAAGATTTGGGGCGGTCAGCACTAAAAACCTTCATGAACTCGATATTCTGCCGGCCTGGCAGGTGTCAGGAACCTGTatgttggaacttggatAGATTTTATAGCGGTATTATGGTCAGCTTACCAAGTATGTATAGAACAAACATTTATCCTCATACCATAAAGTTAAATGGGGTAAGACATGCCTGGAGACGAACTATCTTTCGTCGCTGTCTCGAGGCAGGAGATAGGATTCGAAAGCTTACACCCGCCGTGTGGTGATAATACATAAATTTAAGTGTAGTGTGAACAACGTGCGTAGTGCGACATGAGTGTCTCACTGTAAGGCCCCAGAAGAAATACTAAGTGAGGTACACGGGAGCTTGCCATAACATGGATATATTTCCATTTCATATTGGTCCACTTAAACCGAAACATTGAGGATGCTAAATGTTAGATGAGCTGAAGCAACAATACAAAGGAGACCATGGCCACTGCAATGACCTCCATGGCATGCAAGCAGAAACAAGGCCATTCTCTCAGTACCTGAGCCACGGCTTTGCCGCAGCAAGCGGCTTGTCCCATCCTTCCTCGTTTGTCCATACGCTCATGCTTTCCACTTCATCCTTACCCAGCTTGAGACCATTGTAGAGATGCTAGGCCATGTTAGTTCTGGATGTAGTGGGAGCTGCATTTTCCCAGGCTTACAGGGAATAAACCCTCTTCTGGCCGTGGGCCACAAACACGACCTTCAGGGTCTTCAAAACGGATATCCCGTGCTACCCGGCTGTACGGGATCCTCAAAACATAAACGAGAGGTTCATCTTTGAAGAATATTTTTAGAGTGTTTGGCACTTGAAGCGCTGTTGAAAGGTGCACAAACCCGGACTTCAGATCGATCTCACTGACTGGGAGATGATCCGGAAGGGGCTCCCGCACAGGGGCGGTGGATGGgataagtttatataagTAGGATGGTTCGGCCGTGCTCATTCTGATGACTGTGGGAACGTCGGATATTCAACGTCTGGGTGTGATTCCGGTAAGAGGGGTAGCTTGGAGACAGCAACTAAGTAAGGATGACGAGATAATTGGATTATTGCCAAGCCTTGACCTTATTCCCAGACGAAGTGCTTGAGGCTCGACCCTGGAGATCGATCCACAACATCTTATCTCGGAATAAAGCCAAAACAAATTATTGACTGTGGGACAGGGACCAGACAATAATCATGGCCATCTGAGATATTTCCTCAACCGTTCTCCGTCATTTGGGCTGCACGACGGAAAAAGTGCCCGCCAAATCGACGCAAGGGGTCCTATTGTTCGATCTCGATGTCGAAACCCGAGGAAATACGAAGCATTCTACGTGAGGACACTGGCATCTTCTGATTGTTTGCCCTCAGCCGCAACAATTGGGCGATGATTCAATTGTCAGAAAGCTCGGGCTTTGGAGATCAGCTTTGAAGTTGGCAGCTTGTGTGGCTGGCGGGCGATAAGCGTGACGATAACCAGCCACCATACCCGATCGGGAGATTTGTTTGTGGGAGGCTGGGAACTTGCTTTCCTCCCGATCTCGTCCTTCCCCCTCCCACTTGCGATGCTTTCTCTCTCGTCCTTTCTTGACCTTGACGAACCTCTCACTCGACAATAAACTATACGACAttgttttatttttctttgtctttttcttttcttcctccctctATCCTGCCTCTACGCACCTAGAATCTGGACCTCTGCGGGACGGAGACAACCCGTTTCTATATCAACCGATCCTCCCGCTACCCGGATGCTATGCAGCTTCTCCCTTGAATGCGCATTCCGTCCAAGAAACAGCACAACCCAATCGCTGCCGCACCCATTCCGCCCATCGACAGCTTCGCTTCGTGAAGGAGGCATGCGGCCTATTGAAGCCAATCAtccctttcttctgtttctcgtCGCATTCCTGTTCTCGGGACGGTACCAGTGATGTCCATGCACACAGCGTCGCTTCGCCGTGCGCAAACCGATCTTCCGACACAAACTTCGAGTCCCCTCCGCCATGACTCGACCGCTTCAACAAATTCGTCGGTCTATTCTGTCTCCTCGAGCTCTTTTGCCCCCAGTCGCACCAGCACTGTCTCCTCAAACGCGTCCGTCGGCTCGGTCACTGGCCCTGGACATAAGCGCGGCAAAAGCGAGGTAAACACAGCAGCGATGCATCAAAGTATGGGTGTAGGTGCGCCGGAATGGTCCAACGCAAGCGCAACATACAAAGATATTCGCCGTTCGCTGCGGCCGCTCACCCAAGCCCCGAactcttctcctccagcaaaCAAACATGTTTCATTTCGCCACTCCAGGAGTCAAACGGTCGACAATCCGCAGTATTGGAAGGAGAATCGCCCACAAACCCCCGAAACCAGTTATGGCCATAACCAAGACACTGAACCCCTCAAGGAAAAAGGCTCTCACAACGTGATAACTTCTCCAAAGCCTAGCTCGCCCCATCATGATTCCCCTCTCGCGAGGTCCCACGTCAGGGCGAACCACTCCCATAGCGTTTCCAgtccccatccacccca is a window of Aspergillus puulaauensis MK2 DNA, chromosome 4, nearly complete sequence DNA encoding:
- the rps21 gene encoding 40S ribosomal eS21 domain-containing protein (COG:J;~EggNog:ENOG410PQS0;~InterPro:IPR038579,IPR001931,IPR018279;~PFAM:PF01249;~go_component: GO:0005840 - ribosome [Evidence IEA];~go_function: GO:0003735 - structural constituent of ribosome [Evidence IEA];~go_process: GO:0006412 - translation [Evidence IEA]), whose translation is MGPTSPRQKSHDPHNRLPEFTVSQKFDTTVQSNPQRTSVYHRSSSTSDNTTAKMENEKGEIVDLYVPRKCSATNRIIKANDHASVQISIGKVDENGRYTGENQTYALCGFIRARGESDDSFNRLTQRDGYIRNVWTASRQR
- a CDS encoding NUDIX hydrolase (COG:L;~EggNog:ENOG410PJUP;~InterPro:IPR039121,IPR000086,IPR015797;~PFAM:PF00293;~go_function: GO:0016787 - hydrolase activity [Evidence IEA]) codes for the protein MVHVCCCALIDCYVPGSLLKRLGCICHGKADMNPVPHVSHSPRSARLIHHHLELVRGYAGLRSSTTKPRPILPSCWKIVAGPYFSRSSSSVSQSQFRSTRNMSSRQKKPPAAPRPSSSVVLISPTNEILLLHRVKTSTSFASAHVFPGGNLSLQDGRCPPPEDVKRHEDAPWYRNAAIRELFEESGILLAKDQSSGRMLAVREEERDKGRRDIHQKKTTFSEWLQKQNTAAVPDIDNLIPFTRWVTPPNVPKRYTTQMYLYFLPLSLESDKSLLSEIPAEGEREEIQTPTSDGGVEIAEAQFLPASEWLRQAAQGEIILFPPQFVLLSLASQFLDREPRTASAEELQQRRAQLIEFAHSSSPPWTEKCISPKVGKFTEDGRSIMKLDHPGPELQGTERRGESDRVVFVRFKDGSVRELSMAWTKDIFPGNKSNI
- a CDS encoding MAPEG family protein (COG:S;~EggNog:ENOG410PSY5;~InterPro:IPR023352,IPR001129;~PFAM:PF01124;~TransMembrane:1 (o12-30i)); amino-acid sequence: MSTPNPTNYSVHSIVAAYGVGLIPHGYYFVKMMANANGMASNILPRENLSNLKGKVTDKVWTQLAKARGAHLNAMENIPLFAVAMLAGNVAKLPTKELNVLSLEYIGVRLLYMATYMGARSEAISYVRTGLWAWSVSIPILALLKAGNVLSQVD
- a CDS encoding uncharacterized protein (COG:S;~EggNog:ENOG410PPY5;~InterPro:IPR021833;~PFAM:PF11905), with the protein product MPPKRGSRDLAVPDITDDAAERKRVLNVLAQRRYRKRKRDRLQTLQAQVEKQGEGAVEAIDHQTVLTESESPDLLPPLPNGVEKTSFNGFDLSQPLLDQSVEDSAIQDSLDVSHLGLAAPDMAPSPGFLSLLSTQDPSQAFPMQGISMDDDPFTSQVPMSHPPRGFDPDGNQLFNWPDANLYDPDNAHNLSDQLQISESSTFTFPDDHTIEIPSLKLLNAAMKVALRLNVAHILWDLTAVSPFYQGPAEKDQQHSSPPSLTSSSSSSSSSPTSSSLPSSSTPNPTPQDTIPPHLRPTRTQLILPHHPMLDILPWPSTRDKLIQIFNLPPALRPKSAQDPIGMVRLAYDMEDDGGEGIRIHGADVFEPGSWEIGQVVFERWWWAFEGGLVEKCDRARKGRGEGGLVVGVVG
- a CDS encoding putative IMP dehydrogenase (BUSCO:EOG09261T6U;~COG:F;~EggNog:ENOG410Q4JC;~InterPro:IPR013785,IPR000644,IPR001093,IPR005990, IPR015875;~PFAM:PF00571,PF00478;~go_function: GO:0003824 - catalytic activity [Evidence IEA];~go_function: GO:0003938 - IMP dehydrogenase activity [Evidence IEA];~go_function: GO:0016491 - oxidoreductase activity [Evidence IEA];~go_process: GO:0006164 - purine nucleotide biosynthetic process [Evidence IEA];~go_process: GO:0055114 - oxidation-reduction process [Evidence IEA]), whose translation is MPIANGDSLGRAMPAEFQDYTKALEVLENDYSARDGLDVDTLLDSDKHGALTYNDFLVLPGYIGFPASDVSLDTPVTKRVTLKAPLLSSPMDTVTEHNMAIHMALLGGLGVIHHNCAPEDQAEMVRKVKRYENGFILDPVVLSPKTTVGEAKDLKAKWGFGGFPVTENGTLRSKLVGIVTTRDIQFHPNLDDSVTAVMSTDLVTAPAGTTLAEANDVLRSSKKGKLPIVDEGGNLVSLLSRSDLMKNLHYPNASKLPASKQLICSASIGTREEDKNRLKLLVEAGLDIIILDSSQGNSKFQIEMIKFVKQTYPEIDVIGGNVVTRDQAAALIAAGVDGLRIGMGSGSACITQEVMAVGRPQALAVRRVSHFAARFGVPCIADGGIENVGHIVKGLAMGASTVMMGGLLAGTTESPGEYFVSNEGQLVKAYRGMGSIAAMEDKKAAGTKTDSKASNAGTARYFSEKAGVLVAQGVAGSVLDRGSVTKFIPYLVAGVQHSLQEIGVKSVNELHEGVDKGTVRFEVRSASAMAEGNIHGLHSYDKKLYS
- a CDS encoding DUF952 domain-containing protein (COG:S;~EggNog:ENOG410PSBE;~InterPro:IPR009297;~PFAM:PF06108); the protein is MSTAEPSYLYKLIPSTAPVREPLPDHLPVSEIDLKSGFVHLSTALQVPNTLKIFFKDEPLVYVLRIPYSRVARDIRFEDPEGRVCGPRPEEGLFPHLYNGLKLGKDEVESMSVWTNEEGWDKPLAAAKPWLRY